A genomic stretch from Candidatus Rokuibacteriota bacterium includes:
- a CDS encoding amino acid ABC transporter permease, translating into MIQTFFNLEIIAASWPIVLAGLRNTVLLSLLVVPLGLFGGLILALLASVKNPAVRWPLMAWVDFFRAFPPLVLLILLFAGLPFAGLELGGFACVAIAFFLNTGAYYGEILRAGIDSVPAGQVEAARSTGLSRLQAMAYVVLPQAVRNVLPDLLSNTLEVVKLTSLGSVVAVPELLYQARQAQSITYNPTPIVVAAIIYFLMLWPVVRLLSRLENRALAGQ; encoded by the coding sequence ATGATCCAGACCTTCTTCAACCTGGAGATCATCGCCGCTTCCTGGCCGATCGTGCTGGCGGGCCTCCGGAACACCGTGTTGCTGTCGCTGCTCGTGGTGCCGCTCGGCCTGTTCGGCGGGCTGATCCTGGCGCTGCTGGCGAGTGTGAAGAATCCCGCGGTGCGCTGGCCGCTGATGGCCTGGGTCGATTTCTTCCGCGCCTTTCCGCCCTTGGTGCTGCTGATCCTGCTGTTCGCCGGACTGCCGTTCGCCGGGCTGGAGCTGGGCGGCTTCGCCTGTGTGGCAATCGCCTTCTTCCTCAACACCGGCGCCTACTACGGCGAGATCCTGAGGGCGGGAATCGATTCCGTGCCGGCCGGCCAGGTCGAGGCCGCGCGCTCCACCGGCCTCTCCCGCCTGCAGGCCATGGCCTACGTCGTGCTGCCCCAGGCGGTGCGCAACGTGCTGCCCGACCTGCTCTCCAACACGCTCGAGGTGGTGAAGCTCACCTCGCTCGGCAGCGTGGTGGCCGTGCCCGAACTCCTCTACCAGGCGCGTCAGGCGCAGAGCATCACCTACAACCCGACGCCCATCGTGGTGGCGGCGATCATCTACTTCCTGATGCTGTGGCCCGTGGTGCGGCTCTTGAGTCGGCTGGAGAACCGCGCACTCGCCGGACAGTAG
- a CDS encoding amino acid ABC transporter permease gives MSNWDRFTDTFFNAKVMLKYLPDILSGVVVTIELALLIVVTGIAAGLALALLRSLAIRPLNWLIIFIVDLFRSLPPLVVIVLIYFGLPSVDLSPSGFVSTWLSLAFVLMAFSEEIFWAGITSVAKGQWEAARSTGLSFGQTLMNVVLPQAFRLTIPPLTNRTIAITKGTSLGTVVAVTEILGQASSAMSNSYNPSPLMMGAAAYIVLFLPVVVAARWVETKFAWKR, from the coding sequence ATGTCGAACTGGGACCGCTTCACCGATACGTTCTTCAACGCCAAGGTCATGCTCAAGTACCTGCCGGACATCCTGTCCGGCGTGGTGGTCACGATCGAGCTTGCCCTCCTCATCGTCGTCACGGGTATTGCCGCCGGCCTGGCACTGGCGCTGCTCAGAAGCCTCGCCATCCGGCCGCTCAACTGGCTGATCATCTTCATCGTCGACCTGTTCCGCTCGCTGCCGCCGCTGGTCGTCATCGTGCTGATCTATTTCGGCCTGCCAAGCGTCGACCTCTCGCCCTCGGGCTTCGTCTCGACCTGGCTGTCGCTCGCCTTCGTGCTGATGGCCTTCTCCGAGGAGATCTTCTGGGCCGGCATCACCTCGGTGGCCAAGGGCCAGTGGGAGGCCGCGCGCTCGACCGGCTTGTCGTTCGGCCAGACCCTGATGAACGTCGTGCTGCCGCAGGCCTTCCGGCTGACCATCCCGCCGCTCACCAACCGCACCATCGCCATCACCAAGGGCACCTCGCTCGGCACCGTCGTCGCCGTCACCGAGATCCTGGGGCAAGCGAGCTCGGCGATGTCCAACTCCTACAATCCCTCGCCGCTGATGATGGGCGCCGCGGCCTACATCGTGCTGTTCCTCCCCGTCGTGGTGGCGGCCCGCTGGGTCGAGACCAAGTTCGCCTGGAAGCGATGA
- a CDS encoding amino acid ABC transporter ATP-binding protein has translation MNKPIVDARGIHKHFGALHVLKGVDLRVAERELVFVIGPSGSGKSTLLRCLNRLEEPSSGSVVVDGIDMLDPRTDINHARQRIGMVFQSFNLYPHMTALGNVTLALRKVAGKSRAGAEALGQAALERVGLADRAGHTPGQLSGGQQQRVAIARSIALEPRVMLFDEPTSALDPELVGSVLEVMRSLRESGMTMIVVSHEMGFARNAADRVVFMDEGAIVEQGPPAAIFENPAHERTRTFIGQIQRH, from the coding sequence ATGAACAAACCGATCGTCGACGCGCGCGGCATCCACAAGCATTTCGGCGCCCTTCACGTTCTGAAGGGCGTCGATCTCCGGGTGGCCGAACGCGAGCTGGTGTTCGTCATCGGGCCGTCGGGCTCGGGCAAGTCGACCCTGCTGCGCTGCCTCAACCGGCTGGAGGAGCCGTCCTCCGGCAGCGTCGTGGTGGACGGCATCGACATGCTCGACCCGCGGACCGACATCAACCATGCCCGCCAGCGCATCGGCATGGTGTTCCAGTCCTTCAACCTCTATCCGCACATGACGGCGCTCGGCAACGTGACGCTCGCGCTCCGCAAGGTCGCGGGCAAGTCGCGCGCCGGGGCCGAGGCGCTGGGCCAGGCCGCACTGGAGCGGGTCGGGCTCGCCGACCGCGCCGGCCACACGCCGGGCCAGCTCTCGGGCGGCCAGCAGCAGCGGGTTGCCATCGCGCGCTCAATCGCGCTCGAGCCCCGGGTCATGCTGTTCGACGAGCCGACCAGCGCGCTCGATCCGGAGCTGGTGGGCTCGGTGCTCGAGGTCATGCGCTCCTTGCGCGAAAGCGGCATGACCATGATCGTGGTCAGCCACGAGATGGGCTTTGCCCGCAACGCCGCCGACCGGGTCGTGTTCATGGACGAGGGCGCCATCGTGGAGCAGGGGCCGCCAGCCGCGATCTTCGAGAACCCGGCCCACGAGCGCACGCGCACCTTCATCGGCCAGATCCAGCGGCATTAA
- a CDS encoding transporter substrate-binding domain-containing protein: protein MRRLACLLVSLLAVATPVFAPVFAQDKLPPLKTGVDGTFAPHAMPKLGGGVEGFQIDLFTEVARRMKREITIDAVSFSTLIPGMQSGRYDFIAAPTTVTKERAENMLFTAGYLWTAYQFGIKKGSAPIKDWADLKGKSVAVNKGTPYETLSKAKGAELGFTVQAYDTQPDATQAVLSGRAYATLGGNTTIVYAASKNPQFVADLELKETRAHWAAPVPKNNPKLRAELQDALDCMKKDGTIARLSEKWFGRKPPPDGLEVVITPGYGVPGMPGYDPTPHGLKCN, encoded by the coding sequence ATCAGACGACTCGCGTGCCTGCTGGTGTCGCTCCTGGCCGTCGCCACCCCCGTATTCGCCCCCGTATTCGCCCAAGACAAACTTCCACCGCTCAAGACCGGCGTCGACGGCACGTTCGCCCCGCACGCCATGCCCAAGCTGGGCGGCGGCGTCGAGGGCTTCCAGATCGACCTCTTCACCGAGGTCGCGCGCCGCATGAAGCGCGAGATCACGATCGACGCGGTGAGCTTCTCGACCCTGATTCCGGGCATGCAGTCCGGCCGCTACGACTTCATCGCCGCGCCGACGACGGTGACGAAGGAGCGGGCGGAGAACATGCTGTTCACCGCGGGGTACCTGTGGACCGCGTACCAGTTCGGCATCAAGAAGGGCTCGGCGCCGATCAAGGACTGGGCCGATCTCAAGGGCAAGTCGGTGGCCGTCAACAAGGGCACGCCCTACGAGACGCTGTCCAAGGCCAAGGGCGCCGAGCTCGGCTTCACGGTGCAGGCCTATGACACCCAGCCGGACGCCACGCAGGCGGTCCTCTCGGGCCGCGCCTATGCGACCCTCGGCGGCAACACCACCATCGTCTACGCCGCGTCGAAGAACCCGCAGTTCGTGGCCGACCTCGAGCTCAAGGAGACGCGCGCCCACTGGGCGGCGCCGGTGCCCAAGAACAACCCGAAGCTCCGCGCCGAGCTCCAGGATGCGCTCGACTGCATGAAAAAGGACGGCACGATCGCCAGGCTGTCCGAGAAGTGGTTCGGCCGCAAGCCGCCGCCGGACGGCCTCGAGGTGGTGATCACGCCGGGCTACGGCGTGCCGGGCATGCCGGGCTACGACCCGACGCCGCACGGGCTCAAGTGCAACTGA
- a CDS encoding MmgE/PrpD family protein — protein sequence MDYLSRLARFVEATRLPALPASAIAAGKHVLLDTLGAIVAGSALDENRRLAGLAAARAPHGESTLLGHGEKADAYWAALTNATAGVALEVDEGNRLGGGHPAIHVVPGVLAMAEERRLGGGRLLEALIAGYEVGSRLGGATTVRPNVHSHGTWGTISTAAAVAKLEGAPATTVREVMNLAASMSPANTWTPALEGATIRNLYPGRSAFQGILAVDLQRAGFTGLSDAPSDVYGTILAERFDGALVVEGLGGRHRIEQNYFKLHACCRYNHFALDAVMALARDHRLAWDEVAKVQVTTIPFGLRMADPAPASRLAAKFSIPWAVAAALVLGRADLAAFEPAALDDARIRALARRVEVTADAEMSPGRTDHPTAHVRITLRDGRALTASTTVVRGDAVDPVPESEVVAKFAALTAPVLGDAQARRVVEAVHEIETLKDVRDLGALLVPAL from the coding sequence ATGGACTACCTAAGCCGCCTCGCTCGCTTCGTGGAGGCGACGCGGCTCCCGGCGCTGCCGGCGAGCGCGATCGCCGCCGGGAAGCACGTGCTGCTCGACACGCTAGGCGCCATCGTGGCAGGGAGCGCGCTCGACGAGAACCGACGTCTCGCCGGACTCGCCGCCGCGCGCGCGCCGCACGGCGAGTCCACGCTGCTCGGCCACGGCGAGAAGGCCGACGCCTACTGGGCGGCGCTGACCAACGCGACGGCGGGGGTTGCGCTCGAGGTGGACGAAGGGAACCGCCTGGGCGGCGGTCATCCCGCCATCCATGTGGTGCCGGGCGTTCTTGCCATGGCGGAAGAGCGGCGGCTCGGCGGGGGCCGGCTGCTCGAGGCGCTGATCGCGGGCTACGAGGTCGGCTCGCGCCTCGGCGGCGCTACCACCGTCCGGCCCAACGTGCACTCGCACGGCACGTGGGGGACGATCAGCACGGCGGCTGCCGTCGCCAAGCTCGAGGGCGCTCCGGCGACGACGGTGCGGGAGGTGATGAACCTCGCGGCGTCGATGAGCCCCGCGAACACGTGGACGCCCGCGCTCGAAGGGGCGACAATCCGCAACCTCTACCCCGGGCGCTCCGCCTTCCAGGGCATCCTGGCTGTCGACCTGCAGCGCGCCGGCTTCACCGGGCTCTCCGACGCGCCCTCCGACGTGTACGGCACGATCCTGGCCGAGCGCTTTGACGGCGCCCTCGTGGTCGAGGGGCTCGGCGGGCGACACCGCATCGAGCAGAATTATTTCAAGCTCCACGCCTGCTGCCGCTACAACCACTTCGCCCTCGACGCGGTGATGGCGCTCGCGCGCGACCATCGGCTCGCCTGGGACGAGGTGGCGAAGGTCCAGGTGACCACGATCCCGTTCGGCCTCCGCATGGCCGATCCCGCGCCGGCGAGCCGGCTCGCGGCGAAGTTCTCGATTCCGTGGGCGGTGGCGGCGGCGCTGGTCCTCGGCCGGGCGGACCTCGCCGCCTTCGAGCCCGCCGCCCTCGACGACGCCCGGATCCGCGCGCTCGCCCGGCGGGTCGAGGTCACGGCCGATGCCGAGATGTCGCCGGGGCGCACCGACCATCCCACCGCCCACGTGCGCATCACGCTCCGCGACGGGCGGGCGCTCACGGCCTCGACCACCGTGGTCCGTGGCGATGCGGTGGACCCGGTCCCGGAGTCGGAGGTCGTGGCGAAGTTCGCCGCGCTGACGGCACCCGTGCTCGGCGACGCCCAGGCCCGCCGGGTGGTGGAGGCGGTCCATGAGATCGAGACTCTCAAGGACGTGCGCGACCTCGGCGCGCTCCTGGTCCCCGCGCTCTGA
- a CDS encoding amidohydrolase family protein — MTAGVDLIVRGGQVVTASDVVETAVAIKGDRIVALGSETLLPPADRVIDASGKYVLPGLIDCHLHIGPEYDDWKTAPLAAARTGLTTLVPFVVCDEGETLPRALVRLREEAQALSVLDFGFHFILNHEPAILDGIPEAVRLGVTSFKLFMTYKKRGKRMVSDEFIAKTMERLSPLGGLCQLHCENGDILCYLEDKAIAEGRTAPTDFPATCPDWTEEEAINRAILIGRLTDCPVYVVHLSTKVGLERIVRAQGEGQRVWAETCPQYLLLTDTEMERLGPFAKIGPPLRPSGGPDGAALWAGLERGFVSTVASDHSPRVPAAKEPGWKNIFVDAKGKPIPFGAPSLETLVALVYSEGVAKRHLPMTWMARVLSENPARIFGLYPRKGVIRVGADADLTIWDPEPAWTIERTQHLGIAGFTPYEGWPARGRPWMTLVRGQTVLGPDGAIEQKPGFGCYLSRGGPQAPIAGRVR, encoded by the coding sequence ATGACGGCCGGCGTGGACCTGATCGTCCGTGGCGGGCAGGTCGTCACCGCCTCCGACGTCGTGGAGACGGCGGTGGCGATCAAGGGAGACCGGATCGTCGCTCTCGGTTCCGAGACGCTCCTGCCGCCCGCCGATCGGGTCATCGACGCCTCCGGCAAGTACGTCCTGCCCGGGCTCATCGACTGCCACCTCCACATCGGGCCGGAGTACGACGACTGGAAGACGGCGCCGCTCGCCGCCGCCCGCACGGGGCTTACGACGCTCGTGCCCTTCGTCGTGTGCGACGAGGGTGAGACGCTGCCGAGGGCGCTGGTCCGGCTGCGCGAGGAGGCGCAGGCCCTCTCCGTGCTCGACTTCGGCTTCCACTTCATCCTGAACCACGAGCCGGCGATCCTGGACGGCATCCCCGAAGCCGTGCGGCTCGGGGTGACATCGTTCAAGCTGTTCATGACGTACAAGAAGCGCGGCAAGCGCATGGTCTCCGACGAGTTCATCGCGAAAACGATGGAGCGCCTGAGCCCTCTCGGCGGCCTCTGCCAGCTCCACTGCGAGAACGGCGACATCCTCTGCTACCTGGAGGACAAGGCGATCGCCGAGGGCCGCACGGCCCCGACGGACTTTCCCGCGACGTGCCCGGACTGGACGGAGGAGGAGGCGATCAACCGCGCGATCCTCATCGGGCGGTTGACCGATTGCCCCGTCTATGTCGTCCACCTGTCGACCAAGGTCGGGCTCGAGCGCATCGTGCGGGCCCAGGGCGAGGGGCAGCGGGTGTGGGCGGAGACCTGCCCGCAATATCTCCTCCTCACGGACACGGAGATGGAGCGCTTGGGGCCCTTCGCGAAGATCGGTCCGCCGCTCAGGCCCTCCGGCGGTCCCGACGGCGCCGCGCTCTGGGCGGGCTTGGAGCGGGGCTTCGTCTCGACGGTCGCCAGCGATCACTCCCCTCGCGTACCGGCCGCCAAGGAGCCTGGATGGAAGAACATCTTCGTTGACGCGAAGGGGAAGCCGATTCCTTTCGGCGCGCCGTCGCTCGAAACGCTGGTGGCGCTCGTCTACAGCGAGGGCGTGGCCAAGCGTCATCTCCCGATGACCTGGATGGCGCGCGTCCTGTCCGAGAACCCGGCCCGCATCTTCGGCCTCTATCCACGCAAGGGCGTGATCCGTGTGGGCGCGGACGCGGACCTCACGATCTGGGACCCCGAGCCGGCGTGGACGATCGAGCGCACGCAGCATCTCGGGATCGCGGGTTTCACGCCTTACGAGGGCTGGCCGGCGCGCGGCAGGCCGTGGATGACGCTCGTGCGGGGCCAGACGGTGCTCGGCCCCGACGGCGCCATCGAGCAGAAGCCGGGCTTCGGATGCTACCTGTCGCGGGGCGGGCCGCAGGCGCCCATCGCTGGAAGGGTCCGCTGA
- a CDS encoding nitrilase-related carbon-nitrogen hydrolase, giving the protein MARYLKIAAAQMGPNQEGASRDEIVERMLALLADAVHQGVELIAYPEMALTTYFPKRIRKDFDQFFETEVPPKVLEPLLRRAAEARVAVHVGFCEKADGKYFNTALLTDRDGRLRGTFRKIHLPGTKAADGFAQVYEPYYFEHGDTGYKVFEACGAKVGIAICQDRRYPESYRCLALQGAEVILIGYNTPLSALALDLNELCLRSGAYANACFVVGIAKAGVEDGVELIGGSCIVNPLGQVMAKATTTGDELVIARLDLDQMAPVRKRWNFLGRRQPQHYAAVLTPVTEKEPHR; this is encoded by the coding sequence ATGGCCCGCTATCTGAAGATCGCCGCAGCCCAGATGGGCCCGAACCAGGAGGGCGCGAGCCGCGACGAGATCGTCGAGCGCATGCTCGCCCTGCTTGCCGATGCCGTTCACCAAGGCGTCGAGTTGATCGCGTATCCGGAGATGGCGCTGACCACCTACTTCCCGAAGCGCATCCGGAAAGACTTCGACCAGTTCTTCGAGACGGAGGTTCCTCCCAAGGTCCTCGAGCCCCTGCTCCGGCGCGCGGCCGAGGCCCGCGTGGCGGTCCACGTGGGCTTCTGCGAGAAGGCGGACGGGAAGTACTTCAACACCGCCCTCCTCACCGACCGCGATGGCCGGCTCCGCGGCACGTTCCGGAAGATCCACCTGCCCGGCACGAAGGCGGCGGACGGTTTCGCGCAGGTGTACGAGCCCTACTACTTCGAGCACGGCGACACCGGCTACAAGGTCTTCGAGGCGTGCGGCGCGAAGGTCGGTATCGCGATCTGCCAGGACCGGCGCTATCCCGAGAGTTACCGGTGCCTGGCCCTCCAGGGCGCCGAGGTCATCCTGATCGGCTACAACACCCCGCTCTCGGCGCTGGCGCTCGACCTCAACGAGCTCTGCCTGCGCTCCGGCGCTTACGCGAACGCGTGCTTCGTGGTGGGCATCGCCAAGGCCGGCGTGGAGGACGGCGTCGAGCTGATCGGCGGCAGCTGCATCGTGAACCCGCTCGGCCAGGTGATGGCCAAGGCGACGACGACCGGCGACGAGCTCGTGATCGCCCGCCTGGACCTCGACCAGATGGCGCCCGTCCGCAAGCGGTGGAACTTCCTCGGCCGGCGGCAGCCCCAGCACTACGCGGCCGTGCTCACGCCCGTAACCGAGAAGGAGCCGCATCGATGA
- a CDS encoding class I SAM-dependent methyltransferase, translated as MDPLAGSQWSASGTVAGFAKSAPNAVLMKFAEEELRRSGSARALDLGCGAGRNAVPLARLGWEVVGIDLSWPMLCAAATRTREDRLDDRLHLVLAPMESIPARDRSFDLVIAHGIWNLARSAVQFRRALGETARVAKPGAGLFVFTFSRNTFPPQTEGVVGEPFVFTQFSGEPQCFLTEAQLAAELGCVGFAPDPGVPFREYNRPQPGALSSGTMPVIYEAAFRHEG; from the coding sequence ATGGACCCTCTCGCAGGCTCGCAGTGGAGCGCTTCCGGTACCGTGGCGGGATTCGCGAAGTCGGCTCCGAACGCCGTCCTGATGAAGTTCGCGGAAGAGGAACTGCGGCGCTCCGGGAGCGCGCGCGCGCTCGACCTCGGCTGCGGTGCGGGGCGTAACGCCGTCCCGCTCGCGCGCCTCGGCTGGGAGGTCGTCGGCATCGACCTATCGTGGCCCATGCTCTGCGCCGCCGCCACGCGCACGCGGGAGGATCGACTCGACGACCGCCTTCATCTGGTCCTCGCGCCGATGGAGAGTATTCCCGCGAGGGACCGCAGCTTCGACCTCGTGATCGCTCACGGCATCTGGAACCTCGCGCGTTCCGCAGTGCAGTTCCGGCGGGCGCTCGGCGAGACGGCCCGTGTGGCCAAGCCAGGGGCGGGACTGTTCGTGTTCACCTTCTCGCGGAACACCTTCCCGCCGCAGACGGAGGGCGTGGTCGGCGAACCCTTCGTGTTCACCCAGTTCTCCGGCGAGCCGCAGTGCTTCCTCACTGAGGCTCAGCTCGCCGCCGAGTTAGGTTGTGTCGGCTTCGCACCGGATCCCGGCGTTCCCTTCCGCGAGTACAATCGGCCCCAGCCGGGGGCACTCTCCAGCGGGACGATGCCGGTGATCTACGAAGCGGCCTTCCGCCATGAGGGCTGA